One Aphelocoma coerulescens isolate FSJ_1873_10779 chromosome 6, UR_Acoe_1.0, whole genome shotgun sequence DNA window includes the following coding sequences:
- the EXOSC3 gene encoding exosome complex component RRP40: MAAERGMAAEALVGQVVLPGDLLLLPAHYDEDAEGDRLRLSAGAAPQGRLLCGPGLRRSGAGLLVTKCGLLRHRPAGGGAYWVDSQQKRYVPVKGDHVIGIVTAKAGDVFRLDVGGSEPASLSYLAFEGATKRNRPNVQVGDLVYGQFVVANKDMEPEMVCIDSSGKSSGMGLIGQDGFLFKVSLGLIRKLLAPKCEIIQELSQLYPFELVLGMNGRIWVKAKTVQQTLIIVNILEACEYMTAEQRKQALAKLSGN, encoded by the exons ATGGCAGCGGAGCGCGGCATGGCGGCCGAGGCCCTGGTGGGGCAGGTGGTGCTGCCCGGGgatctcctgctgctccccgcgCACTACGACGAGGACGCGGAGGGCGATCGGCTGCGGCTGAGCGCGGGCGCGGCGCCGCAGGGGCGGCTGCTCTGCGGGCCGGGGCTGCggcgcagcggggccgggctgctGGTGACCAAGTGCGGGCTGCTGCGGCACCGgcccgcgggcggcggcgcgtaCTGGGTGGACTCGCAGCAGAAGCGG TACGTGCCGGTGAAGGGCGACCACGTTATAGGGATCGTGACGGCCAAAGCGGGGGATGTGTTCAGACTGGATGTGGGCGGCAGCGAGCCGGCGTCCCTGTCCTACCTGGCCTTCGAGGGCGCCACGAAGAGGAACAGGCCAAACGTGCAG GTGGGAGATCTTGTTTATGGTCAGTTCGTTGTAGCAAATAAAGACATGGAACCAGAGATGGTCTGTATAGACAGCAGTGGAAAATCAAGTGGAATGGGATTAATTGGACAAGATGGCTTCCTCTTTAAAGTTTCTTTAGGTCTAATAAGAAA GCTCTTGGCTCCCAAATGTGAAATAATTCAGGAGTTATCACAATTGTACCCATTTGAGCTGGTGCTGGGAATGAATGGAAGAATATGGGTAAAAGCAAAAACAGTTCAACAGACTTTAATTATAGTAAATATTTTGGAAGCCTGTGAGTATATGACTGCAGAACAGAGAAAACAAGCGCTTGCCAAACTGTCAGGGAACTGA
- the DYDC1 gene encoding DPY30 domain-containing protein 1 isoform X1: MESQYLKQCLGSCLKKGLAEVVEHRPADPIEYLAHWIYNYRRNLDEEKKRMLERAELEQEREAAIAKLERLKIQEEEERKLQEQRQAQLEKEREELELQKKLAELELQNKEAEMQLQQEDEEKNEKTIAEDTDRSGTPTSSKAGEPDESEQSQTDLSTVTEEESTN; the protein is encoded by the exons ATGGAATCTCAGTATCTGAAGCAATGCCTGGGAAGTTGCTTGAAGAAGGGACTGGCAGAGGTTGTAGAGCATCGGCCAGCAGATCCCATAGAGTATCTTGCACACTGGATTTACAATTATAGAAGAAActtagatgaagaaaaaaag AGAATGCTGGagagagctgagctggagcaAGAACGGGAGGCAGCCATAGCCAAACTTGAAAGGTTAAAAAtccaggaagaagaggagcggaaacttcaagagcaacgtcag GCTCAGTTGGAGAAAGAACGTGAGGAGTTGGAGTTGCAAAAAAAACTTGCGGAGTTGGAACTGCAGAATAAAGAAGCTGAAATGCAGTTGCAGCAGGAAGATGAAGAG aaaaatgaaaagacaaTAGCTGAAGATACAGATAGATCTGGAACACCTACTTCATCCAAAGCTGGGGAGCCAGATGAGAGTGAACAG AGCCAAACAGATCTCTCAACAGTAACAGAAGAAGAAAGTACTAACTGA
- the DYDC1 gene encoding DPY30 domain-containing protein 1 isoform X2, with translation MLERAELEQEREAAIAKLERLKIQEEEERKLQEQRQAQLEKEREELELQKKLAELELQNKEAEMQLQQEDEEKNEKTIAEDTDRSGTPTSSKAGEPDESEQSQTDLSTVTEEESTN, from the exons ATGCTGGagagagctgagctggagcaAGAACGGGAGGCAGCCATAGCCAAACTTGAAAGGTTAAAAAtccaggaagaagaggagcggaaacttcaagagcaacgtcag GCTCAGTTGGAGAAAGAACGTGAGGAGTTGGAGTTGCAAAAAAAACTTGCGGAGTTGGAACTGCAGAATAAAGAAGCTGAAATGCAGTTGCAGCAGGAAGATGAAGAG aaaaatgaaaagacaaTAGCTGAAGATACAGATAGATCTGGAACACCTACTTCATCCAAAGCTGGGGAGCCAGATGAGAGTGAACAG AGCCAAACAGATCTCTCAACAGTAACAGAAGAAGAAAGTACTAACTGA